A single Fundulus heteroclitus isolate FHET01 chromosome 4, MU-UCD_Fhet_4.1, whole genome shotgun sequence DNA region contains:
- the tspan3b gene encoding tetraspanin-3b has product MGQCGITSSKTVLVFLNLIFWAAAGILCYIGAYVFITYDDYDHFFEDVYTLIPAIVIIAVGTLLFVIGLIGCCATIRESSCGLATFAAILLLVFVTECVVVVLGYIYRAKVEDQVNHSIQKVYNEYSGPNTDAPSRAIDYVQRQLHCCGIHNYSDWRNTRWFKESKNNSVPLSCCQPRISNCTGTLTRPADLYQEGCEALVVKKLKEIMMYVIWAALTFASIQMLGMLCACVVLCRRSHDPAYELLVTTNSYA; this is encoded by the exons ATGGGGCAGTGCGGGATTACGTCGTCCAAAACCGTCCTGGTTTTCCTCAATCTCATATTCTGG gctgctgctggaaTTTTGTGCTACATTGGAGCCTATGTGTTCATCACATATGACGACTACGACCACTTCTTTGAGGACGTGTACACTTTGATTCCAGCCATTGTAATCATTGCTGTAGGGACTCTTCTGTTCGTCATCGGCCTGATTGGCTGCTGTGCAACAATACGCGAGAGCTCCTGTGGCCTGGCAACA TTTGCTGCGATCCTTCTGCTGGTGTTCGTGACGGAGTGTGTGGTGGTTGTGCTCGGCTACATTTACAGGGCGAAG GTAGAAGATCAGGTGAACCACTCCATCCAGAAGGTTTACAATGAATACAGCGGCCCCAACACGGATGCTCCCAGTCGGGCTATTGACTATGTGCAGAGGCAG CTTCACTGCTGCGGTATTCACAACTATTCTGACTGGAGGAACACACGCTGGTTTAAAGAGTCCAAGAACAACAGCGTCCCACTGAGCTGTTGCCAGCCCAGAATCAGCAACTGCACTGGCACCCTGACCCGACCAGCGGATCTCTACCAAGAG GGCTGTGAAGCACTTGTAGTAAAGAAACTGAAGGAGATCATGATGTACGTCATATGGGCGGCGTTAACTTTTGCATCAATACAG ATGCTGGGCATGCTCTGTGCCTGTGTGGTACTGTGCAGGAGGAGTCATGATCCAGCCTATGAGCTGCTGGTCACCACTAACAGCTACGCTTGA
- the pstpip1b gene encoding proline-serine-threonine phosphatase-interacting protein 1: MAPLMFKDAFWGSDFTCHAGYDAVIQRLRDGRQMCKDMEELVKMRALAEEKYGKELVTIARKAGGQSEISTLRASFEQLKTQIENIGNFHIQLSDILKEEVKKIETFRERQKEQRKKFESIMEKVQKKKVTLFKKTMESKKTYEVKCREADEAESSERTNAQAKNAEKVRHRVKQCRQAANEAERVYMTNIDQLETVRRDWEETHRSTCEVFQQLEGDRINMLRCALWDHCNHFSLRCVKDDELYEEVRKLLEQCDITTDNNCFVEMKKTGSKPPDPIVFESCYPAGTERNSNGRAFFSQENITRRSSDPLLRRSVSISTESPTISRPISASVAQGEMSDNGYAPLPLLHTTPAEVQFYVVLYNYTAQEQDELSVNRGDIVQVLVKGEDGWWTVERNGYSGLVPGNYLDKI, from the exons ATGGCTCCTTTGATGTTTAAAGATGCCTTCTGG GGCTCGGACTTTACCTGTCACGCTGGGTACGATGCCGTGATCCAGAGGCTGCGTGACGGGAGGCAAATGTGCAAAGATATGGAGGAGCTTGTAAAGATGag GGCACTTGCAGAGGAAAAGTATGGGAAGGAACTGGTGACGATTGCTCGCAAGGCTGGAGGACAATCTGAGatcag cactttGAGAGCATCCTTTGAACAGCTGAAAACAC aaatagAGAACATTGGGAACTTTCACATCCAATTATCAGATATATTGAAAGAGGAGGTGAAAAAGATTGAGACTTTCCGAGAACGTCAAaaagagcagaggaaaaag TTTGAAAGCATCATGGAGAAGGTCCAAAAGAAAAAGGTTACCCTGTTCAAGAAGACCATGGAG TCTAAAAAGACCTATGAGGTAAAGTGCAGAGAGGCTGACGAGGCAGAGTCAAGTGAGAGAACAAACGCCCAGGCCAAAAACGCTGAAAAG GTGCGCCACAGAGTCAAACAGTGCAGACAAGCTGCCAATGAAGCAG AGAGGGTGTACATGACCAACATTGATCAGCTCGAAACCGTTCGGCGAGACTGGGAAGAGACCCACAGAAGCACGTGTGAG GTCTTCCAGCAGCTTGAAGGAGACCGGATCAACATGCTCAGGTGTGCCCTCTGGGACCACTGCAACCATTTCTCCTTGCGGTGTGTTAAGGATGACGAG CTTTACGAGGAGGTGAGGAAGCTTCTGGAGCAGTGTGACATCACCACGGACAACAATTGTTTTGTAGAGATGAAAAAGACGGGATCGAAGCCACCAG ATCCCATAGTGTTTGAAAGCTGCTACCCAGCTGGGACGGAGAGGAACAGCAACGGCCGTGCGTTTTTTTCCCAAGAAAACATTACAAGAAG GAGCTCAGATCCTCTGCTCAGAAGATCTGTGAGCATCAGTACTGAAAGTCCCACAATTTCACGACCAATCTCAGCCTCTGTTGCACAAG GTGAAATGTCTGATAATGGATATGCACCACTTCCATTATTACACACAACCCCCGCAGAAGTACAGTTCTATGTTGTGCTTTACAACTACACCGCACAG GAGCAAGATGAACTATCTGTGAACAGAGGGGACATAGTTCAGGTCCTGGTGAAAGGAGAAGATGGCTGGTGGACGGTGGAGAGGAACGGGTACAGCGGGCTGGTGCCGGGAAACTATCTGGACAAAATCTGA